A region from the Aquimarina sp. ERC-38 genome encodes:
- a CDS encoding LUD domain-containing protein has protein sequence MSLFRKLFFRKSKSKAKDIVIQGEGRSKYMPEINLPVDESFMINFKRNGGKFLYCDTQEELLDSFDKILLENDWYESQCCCFDIALEHKFSGFNLQFVKSKGSFFFATCEYLIADSGSILVSSNQLREKKLTELPDNFVIMAGTSQLVTTIGEGLKGIKEKNKESIPSNITTIKNFEPQKEKDFMSYGSSSKNLYLLLLEDL, from the coding sequence ATGAGCCTATTTAGAAAATTATTTTTTCGAAAATCTAAATCTAAGGCTAAAGATATTGTAATTCAGGGAGAAGGCCGAAGTAAATATATGCCGGAAATCAATTTACCGGTAGACGAAAGCTTTATGATTAATTTTAAAAGAAATGGTGGTAAATTCTTATATTGTGATACACAGGAAGAATTATTAGATTCTTTTGATAAAATTTTGTTAGAAAACGATTGGTACGAATCGCAGTGCTGTTGTTTTGATATTGCCCTTGAACATAAATTTTCAGGATTTAACTTACAATTCGTTAAAAGTAAAGGTTCCTTTTTTTTTGCAACCTGTGAATACCTGATTGCCGATAGTGGTTCTATTCTGGTATCCTCCAATCAATTGCGGGAAAAAAAGCTTACAGAACTCCCAGATAATTTTGTAATTATGGCAGGTACCAGTCAGTTAGTTACTACTATTGGCGAGGGATTGAAAGGAATTAAGGAAAAGAATAAAGAATCCATTCCTTCTAATATTACTACCATAAAAAACTTTGAACCTCAAAAAGAAAAAGACTTTATGAGCTACGGAAGTAGTTCAAAAAATTTATATTTGCTATTGTTGGAAGACCTATAG
- a CDS encoding phosphatidate cytidylyltransferase, whose protein sequence is MKEIHIRFLSGVLYVSLVLTAIFLSPYTFIGLYFLLGIISIWEFQKLIHLKSYVNYAVFVLLLIAFHLFTIPIYVKLLILIITITTQLFLLKDLVTIRIIPMYEKRKYMTTIFFLITSFVFLSLLPFTGKDYDPILITGPLFLIWTNDSFAYLIGKNFGKRKLLERISPKKTIEGFLGGLFFSIIAGLIIGLYSNSLTLWVWLIISIIMSIFGTLGDLIQSKFKRQAGVKDSGTIMPGHGGIFDRLDSIIFASPFLYVFLQILDYVS, encoded by the coding sequence ATGAAGGAAATACATATTCGATTTTTATCAGGAGTACTGTATGTTTCTTTGGTTTTAACTGCTATATTTTTATCCCCCTACACCTTTATTGGCCTTTATTTTCTGTTGGGTATTATCAGTATCTGGGAATTTCAAAAGTTGATACACTTAAAGAGTTATGTTAATTATGCCGTTTTTGTATTGCTATTAATAGCTTTTCACCTATTCACTATACCAATCTATGTAAAACTTCTGATTTTAATTATAACCATTACCACACAATTATTTTTACTCAAAGACCTGGTTACGATCAGGATCATACCTATGTATGAAAAAAGAAAATACATGACCACTATTTTCTTTCTCATTACTTCTTTTGTATTTCTAAGCTTACTTCCGTTTACGGGAAAAGATTACGACCCTATATTAATTACAGGACCCTTATTTTTAATATGGACTAACGATTCCTTTGCTTATTTAATAGGAAAAAACTTTGGAAAAAGAAAACTACTAGAACGTATTTCACCAAAAAAAACCATAGAAGGATTCCTGGGAGGCTTGTTTTTTAGTATTATTGCCGGTTTGATTATTGGACTTTATTCAAATTCCCTAACCTTATGGGTCTGGTTAATTATAAGTATAATAATGAGTATCTTTGGAACCCTAGGTGATTTGATACAGTCCAAGTTTAAAAGGCAGGCAGGAGTTAAGGATAGCGGTACCATCATGCCGGGGCATGGAGGCATTTTTGACCGTTTAGATAGTATTATTTTTGCAAGTCCGTTTTTATATGTTTTCTTACAAATCTTAGATTATGTTTCATAA
- a CDS encoding phosphatidylserine decarboxylase family protein yields MFHKEGYKIIAVVLILFLGINVAAYIAVQDKLWISLIFFISLVFAILILQFFRNPKRLTVADDLTLVSPVDGKVVVIEEVFEKEYFKDNRIQVSIFMSPLNVHVTRHPIGGIIQYSKYHAGKYLVAWHPKASEENERTTVVVANDFITILYRQIAGALAKRIVNYAKPNESVAQGSDSGFIKFGSRVDVFLPLGTDIAVSLNQKVRGGESVIARIEK; encoded by the coding sequence ATGTTTCATAAAGAAGGTTATAAAATTATTGCTGTTGTTCTTATTTTATTTTTAGGAATTAATGTAGCAGCCTACATTGCTGTTCAGGATAAGCTTTGGATATCTCTAATTTTCTTTATAAGTCTGGTATTTGCTATTTTAATCCTGCAATTCTTCAGAAATCCCAAGCGTTTAACGGTAGCAGATGACTTGACCCTGGTCTCACCGGTAGATGGAAAAGTAGTGGTTATTGAAGAAGTTTTTGAAAAAGAATATTTTAAAGATAACAGGATTCAGGTCTCGATTTTTATGTCACCCTTAAATGTTCATGTCACCCGTCATCCGATCGGAGGTATTATACAATACAGTAAATATCATGCCGGTAAATACCTGGTAGCCTGGCATCCAAAGGCTTCTGAAGAAAATGAAAGAACAACCGTGGTGGTCGCTAATGATTTTATTACCATTTTATACCGTCAAATTGCCGGTGCTCTGGCAAAAAGAATTGTCAATTACGCAAAACCTAATGAAAGTGTCGCTCAGGGAAGTGATAGTGGGTTTATTAAATTTGGTTCCCGGGTTGATGTTTTTTTACCTTTAGGTACAGATATCGCAGTATCTTTAAATCAAAAGGTAAGAGGCGGAGAAAGTGTGATTGCCCGTATTGAAAAATGA
- a CDS encoding acyl-CoA-binding protein gives MKDEELNIRFREAFEKASKTKIKLPPDIMLHFYAYYKQATINDYNQFHTPSGQSELRNAFKLNALFQIKDLTTQEAKREYIALVEKYIK, from the coding sequence ATGAAAGACGAAGAATTAAACATACGATTCCGAGAGGCTTTTGAAAAGGCCAGTAAAACGAAAATTAAATTGCCACCGGATATTATGCTTCACTTTTATGCTTATTACAAGCAGGCTACCATCAATGACTACAACCAGTTTCATACACCCTCCGGACAAAGTGAACTGCGAAACGCTTTTAAATTAAATGCCCTCTTTCAAATTAAAGACCTTACCACACAAGAAGCTAAGCGTGAATATATCGCTCTCGTGGAAAAGTATATTAAATAA
- a CDS encoding DUF4956 domain-containing protein, translating into MLDFDLFQTNEDTPALITSMVTILLSFFLSSMIAITYKFTNSSFEKRNHLLQTLVLISMVASAIMLAIGDSLAVGLGMLGALSIIRFRTAVSDPRNITFIFASLGIGISCGVLAFNVAIIGTLFFCLIAIFFRYTPWEAKNKISGNLHVRYQTKQFSSGKIQKLIIPYTSTNSIIEINTFRKTRNQKNKKVFRNEEVVLFIEISTIEHLQELLLKLKSTPGIVQYKFINNVNIGKL; encoded by the coding sequence ATGCTTGATTTTGACTTATTTCAAACTAACGAAGATACCCCAGCACTCATTACTTCGATGGTCACTATATTACTTTCGTTTTTTTTATCCTCTATGATTGCAATAACCTATAAGTTCACTAATAGTTCTTTTGAAAAACGAAATCATTTATTACAAACCCTGGTTCTAATTTCAATGGTTGCTAGTGCAATTATGCTTGCTATCGGAGATAGCCTGGCAGTAGGACTCGGTATGTTAGGAGCACTTTCTATCATACGATTTAGAACTGCGGTCAGTGACCCTAGAAATATAACCTTTATATTTGCTTCTTTAGGAATAGGGATTTCTTGCGGGGTACTAGCATTTAATGTAGCAATAATTGGCACCTTATTCTTTTGTTTAATAGCAATATTCTTTCGTTACACCCCCTGGGAAGCTAAAAATAAAATTTCAGGGAATCTTCATGTAAGATATCAAACCAAACAATTTTCTTCAGGTAAGATTCAAAAATTGATTATTCCATACACAAGCACGAATAGCATTATTGAGATAAATACATTCCGTAAAACAAGAAATCAAAAAAACAAAAAGGTCTTTCGTAATGAGGAAGTTGTTCTTTTTATAGAGATATCAACTATTGAGCATTTACAAGAGCTTTTACTTAAATTAAAGAGTACTCCGGGTATCGTTCAATATAAATTTATAAATAATGTAAATATCGGTAAATTATAA
- a CDS encoding HlyD family secretion protein, translated as MTKKNIHYIVIAITGFILLFLLFVSSKERVQFYGIADSKETVINYNFPVFIEKIYVSPGSPVKKGTPLLGIKLAPTNTSLKTLPLEIEQLQAEKEFWKTKKTHEIQNTLLIQKEELNKINYTIDQLKKISDQNTSILKEMKSLKLVPNATTTTTEDELNMLKKRRADLLKKYSFTLNALENEKEIGSQPLFKEMEKIAAEVNLGNHEKNDLIIINAPDDGVVGDLLCKTNTYVKPFEKLLSFYESHPNIIKGYIHENAHSKINIGDKVLVSSSTNDTKVYEGTVTGLGSRIVTIPERLRKISQIKIYGREINVLIETQTNSLLQKEKVLLTHLENNDKDLNRVPAVLN; from the coding sequence ATGACGAAAAAAAACATACATTACATTGTCATTGCTATTACTGGCTTTATTCTCCTTTTTTTACTATTTGTATCTTCAAAAGAAAGGGTTCAATTTTATGGAATAGCAGATAGTAAAGAAACAGTGATCAACTATAATTTTCCAGTTTTTATTGAAAAAATCTACGTATCTCCAGGTAGTCCGGTAAAAAAAGGAACGCCGCTTTTAGGCATAAAGCTAGCACCAACCAATACTTCGTTAAAGACCCTTCCTTTAGAAATCGAGCAACTACAAGCTGAAAAAGAGTTTTGGAAAACTAAAAAAACTCATGAAATTCAAAACACGTTATTGATCCAAAAAGAAGAGTTAAATAAAATTAACTATACCATAGACCAGTTAAAAAAAATTAGCGATCAAAACACTTCTATTCTAAAAGAAATGAAAAGTTTAAAACTAGTTCCTAATGCGACAACCACAACAACAGAGGATGAACTAAATATGCTCAAGAAACGTCGAGCAGACCTTTTGAAAAAATATAGTTTTACCCTAAATGCTTTAGAGAATGAGAAAGAAATAGGAAGTCAACCACTATTTAAAGAAATGGAAAAAATTGCCGCTGAGGTAAATCTTGGAAATCACGAGAAAAATGACCTTATTATAATCAATGCTCCGGATGATGGTGTTGTCGGTGACCTTCTCTGTAAAACAAATACATATGTAAAACCTTTTGAAAAACTATTATCTTTTTATGAGTCTCATCCTAACATTATAAAAGGTTATATTCATGAAAATGCACATAGTAAAATTAATATTGGTGATAAGGTCTTAGTAAGTTCCAGTACAAATGATACCAAAGTTTACGAAGGTACAGTTACCGGCTTAGGGTCACGAATTGTTACCATTCCTGAACGACTTCGAAAAATTTCACAAATAAAGATATATGGTCGTGAAATAAATGTTTTAATCGAAACCCAAACCAATAGCCTTCTTCAGAAGGAGAAAGTTTTACTAACACATTTAGAAAATAACGATAAGGATTTAAATAGGGTACCGGCAGTATTAAATTAA
- a CDS encoding valine--tRNA ligase has product MATNTYDSKAVEAKWYQYWTDQNYFHSEVDDREAYTIVIPPPNVTGVLHMGHMLNNTIQDVLIRRARLKGYNACWVPGTDHASIATEAKVVAKLKSEGIDKNDLTREQFLEHAWEWTHKHGGIILEQLKKLGASCDWERTAFTMDENLSKSVLKVFVDLYKKGLIYRGYRMVNWDPEARTTLSDEEVIYEEKEGKLYFIAYQIEGEDETLTIATTRPETIMGDTAICINPNDERFQHLKGKKAIVPIVNRSIPIIEDEYVDMEFGTGCLKVTPAHDPNDKILGDKHHLEIIDIFNEDATLNQYGLHYKGKDRFVVRKEIEKELSESGILLRTEIHINKVGTSERTKAVIEPRLSDQWFLKMKELAAPALEAVLEKEVQLVPEKFINTYKYWMENVRDWNISRQLWWGHQIPAYYYGEHKTNFVVAENVEEALQLAIKESGNKNLTVTDLVQDADALDTWFSSWLWPMSVFNGILEPDNKEINYYYPTNDLVTAPEILFFWVARMIIAGYEYRDQKPFSNVYLTGIVRDKQRRKMSKSLGNSPDPLVLIDKYGADGVRVGMLLSSPAGNDLMFDEDLCHQGSAFVNKIFNAFRLVQRWKVDRDISQPASSQLAIQWYTAKFQQTLVVLEDHYAKYRINDALMATYKLVWDDFCSWLLEMVKPGYQEPIDAETYKSVIHLFEENLKVLHPFVPFISEEIWQSITKRSKEEALIISTWPLQQSFDTNLIKQFESTAEVITGIRNIRKQNNISFKEKLSLSVLNNANQEITFDPLILKMGNIEAITYVKDSITGALSYRVGANEYFVPVQGTIDIESEIKKLTEELSYTQGFLKSVQKKLQNERFVNNAPEKVIANERKKEQDAEGKIATLKASLKNLK; this is encoded by the coding sequence ATGGCTACAAATACATACGATTCAAAGGCAGTAGAGGCGAAGTGGTATCAATATTGGACGGACCAGAATTACTTTCACTCTGAGGTAGACGACCGGGAAGCTTACACCATTGTTATACCACCGCCTAACGTGACGGGCGTATTACATATGGGGCATATGCTGAACAACACCATTCAGGACGTATTGATTAGAAGAGCCCGGCTAAAAGGATACAACGCTTGTTGGGTTCCTGGTACGGATCATGCTTCTATTGCTACCGAGGCTAAAGTCGTAGCCAAACTCAAATCCGAAGGTATTGATAAAAATGACCTTACCCGAGAACAGTTCCTGGAACATGCCTGGGAATGGACGCATAAGCACGGCGGTATCATTTTAGAACAGTTAAAAAAACTGGGGGCTTCCTGCGACTGGGAACGTACGGCATTTACCATGGATGAGAACTTGTCTAAATCAGTACTAAAGGTTTTTGTGGATTTATATAAGAAAGGACTTATTTATCGTGGCTACCGAATGGTGAACTGGGATCCCGAAGCCAGAACTACCTTGTCTGATGAAGAAGTGATTTATGAAGAAAAAGAAGGAAAACTCTATTTTATAGCGTATCAAATTGAAGGCGAAGATGAAACCTTAACCATTGCAACAACACGCCCGGAGACCATTATGGGTGACACCGCCATATGTATTAACCCAAATGACGAACGTTTTCAACATTTAAAAGGTAAAAAAGCCATAGTTCCTATCGTAAACCGAAGCATACCTATTATTGAAGATGAATATGTAGATATGGAATTTGGAACCGGATGCCTTAAAGTAACTCCCGCGCACGACCCGAACGATAAAATACTAGGCGATAAACATCACCTGGAAATCATTGATATCTTTAATGAAGACGCTACTTTAAACCAATATGGGCTTCATTATAAGGGAAAAGATCGTTTTGTCGTAAGAAAAGAAATTGAAAAAGAACTTTCAGAATCAGGGATATTACTAAGAACCGAAATTCATATAAATAAAGTAGGAACCAGCGAACGGACCAAAGCGGTTATAGAACCACGATTGAGTGATCAATGGTTTTTAAAAATGAAAGAGCTTGCAGCACCTGCTCTAGAAGCGGTTTTAGAAAAAGAGGTACAATTAGTTCCTGAAAAATTTATCAACACGTACAAATACTGGATGGAAAATGTACGGGATTGGAATATCTCCCGGCAGCTATGGTGGGGGCACCAAATTCCTGCTTATTACTACGGAGAACATAAAACGAATTTTGTAGTTGCAGAAAACGTTGAAGAAGCTTTACAGTTGGCTATTAAAGAATCCGGTAATAAGAATTTAACCGTTACGGATTTAGTACAGGATGCAGATGCGTTAGATACCTGGTTTTCTTCCTGGTTATGGCCGATGAGTGTATTTAACGGTATTTTGGAACCTGATAATAAAGAGATCAACTATTACTACCCAACAAACGACCTGGTTACTGCACCCGAAATCTTGTTTTTCTGGGTAGCACGAATGATTATTGCCGGATATGAATACAGAGATCAAAAACCTTTCTCTAATGTATACTTAACCGGGATTGTAAGAGACAAACAACGACGTAAAATGTCAAAATCCCTGGGTAACTCTCCGGATCCTTTGGTTTTAATTGATAAGTATGGAGCAGATGGCGTTCGGGTAGGGATGTTGTTAAGTTCACCTGCGGGTAACGACCTTATGTTTGACGAAGATCTTTGTCACCAGGGGAGCGCTTTTGTCAATAAAATTTTCAATGCCTTTCGTTTAGTACAGAGGTGGAAGGTAGATCGTGACATTAGTCAACCTGCCTCTTCACAATTGGCTATTCAATGGTACACAGCAAAGTTTCAGCAAACTTTAGTGGTTCTGGAAGATCATTACGCAAAATATCGGATAAACGATGCTTTAATGGCAACGTACAAATTGGTCTGGGATGACTTTTGCAGTTGGCTATTAGAGATGGTAAAACCAGGATATCAGGAACCTATCGATGCAGAAACTTATAAATCGGTAATTCATCTTTTTGAAGAAAATTTAAAAGTGCTTCATCCGTTTGTACCTTTTATTTCTGAAGAAATCTGGCAGTCTATCACTAAGCGAAGTAAGGAAGAAGCACTTATTATATCCACATGGCCTTTACAGCAATCCTTTGATACAAATTTGATTAAACAGTTTGAAAGTACAGCCGAAGTAATTACGGGAATACGTAATATCCGAAAGCAAAATAATATCTCTTTTAAAGAAAAGTTATCGCTATCTGTTTTAAATAATGCGAACCAAGAGATTACATTCGATCCGTTAATTTTAAAAATGGGAAATATAGAAGCTATTACCTATGTAAAAGATTCTATAACCGGGGCTTTGTCTTATCGCGTAGGAGCAAATGAGTATTTTGTTCCTGTCCAGGGAACTATTGATATAGAAAGTGAGATTAAAAAACTTACCGAAGAACTTTCTTATACCCAAGGCTTTTTAAAAAGTGTTCAGAAAAAATTGCAAAATGAACGTTTTGTGAATAATGCTCCTGAAAAGGTAATTGCTAACGAACGAAAAAAAGAGCAAGACGCCGAAGGGAAAATTGCAACGTTAAAGGCAAGTTTGAAAAATTTAAAATGA
- a CDS encoding CotH kinase family protein has protein sequence MKSNQLLNSIILLLIINVFGQVLHAQPGRSLYDDSYVHKIEIEFPYVKWNDSLLENIQKGFVYALSNITIDGTTVDSVGIRFKGASSLEGIKGGKGAFKVDLNEFVKGKKYDGLKKFNLHNYLRDPSRLREKLAYDLMRDLGLNSVRVAYTELWINGELRGLYNIVEQIDKTYLEYNHGTKKGNLYKADHGASFKVNRDTTGRYQPDPITFPDYWIDYPNDRPINKSAWEKKTNEKEDDWSDLIAFEKLLSTDATATTYKALLETKFDVDRALKVMAFNRISQTHDAGYGLNGNFYVYANPNTGKIEWIPWDYNWTFDQAPNDEVDVVAAHNIYIQVEKGRKVPFTGVLERLLTNAAIREQYSKSACQIIQLFNEERLFKRVDELSALIRPYVQADPYKLHSEQDFESNHGFTRLIYFTLRNGHPIYYPGIKEFIRQQNRFIRDQLRVEGITCGAYVAATNIDVPAVINLGVDEETRINATIMPLSASLEGLYWYSEDPEIVEVEQTADVEAKSEGSTYIVVSTTDGTASQRIKVNVGNGTLGIGNVSYEEAKIHISPNPTDNELIISMVEKNPNVKIRIFNSVGKLVLQTSKANINQIKLNVSAFQTGIYFISIGTENLTFHRKFVKK, from the coding sequence ATGAAAAGTAACCAACTATTAAACTCTATTATTTTACTACTGATAATTAACGTGTTCGGACAAGTACTGCATGCGCAACCAGGACGTAGTTTATACGACGACAGCTATGTGCATAAAATCGAAATTGAGTTTCCCTATGTAAAATGGAACGATAGCTTACTAGAAAATATTCAAAAAGGCTTTGTGTATGCTTTATCAAACATCACCATTGATGGAACTACGGTTGATTCAGTGGGCATAAGGTTTAAAGGTGCGTCCTCTTTGGAAGGAATTAAGGGTGGTAAAGGTGCCTTTAAAGTTGACCTTAATGAGTTTGTAAAGGGCAAAAAGTACGATGGACTTAAAAAGTTCAACTTGCATAACTATTTGAGAGACCCTTCTCGCTTGCGCGAAAAGTTGGCCTACGATTTAATGCGCGATTTAGGTTTAAATAGCGTTCGTGTAGCTTATACGGAACTATGGATAAATGGCGAGCTTAGAGGCTTATACAATATTGTAGAGCAAATCGATAAAACCTATTTAGAATACAACCATGGCACCAAAAAAGGCAACTTATACAAAGCCGATCATGGCGCATCGTTTAAAGTTAACCGCGATACTACGGGTCGTTACCAACCAGATCCTATTACGTTTCCCGACTATTGGATTGACTACCCCAATGATCGCCCAATAAATAAAAGTGCTTGGGAAAAAAAGACCAACGAGAAAGAAGACGATTGGAGTGATTTGATTGCCTTTGAAAAATTACTTTCTACCGATGCTACGGCTACTACTTACAAAGCATTACTGGAAACAAAATTTGATGTAGACAGGGCGCTTAAAGTAATGGCTTTCAACCGCATCTCGCAAACCCACGATGCAGGTTATGGTTTAAACGGCAATTTTTATGTGTATGCTAACCCAAACACGGGTAAAATTGAATGGATCCCTTGGGATTATAACTGGACTTTTGATCAAGCTCCTAATGACGAAGTGGATGTTGTAGCTGCACACAACATTTATATACAAGTAGAAAAGGGAAGGAAGGTGCCATTTACCGGTGTATTGGAGCGCCTGCTAACTAATGCAGCCATACGCGAACAATACAGTAAATCGGCTTGTCAAATTATTCAACTTTTTAATGAAGAAAGGTTATTTAAACGTGTGGATGAATTGAGTGCTCTTATTAGACCTTACGTACAAGCGGATCCTTATAAACTACATTCAGAGCAGGATTTTGAAAGCAACCACGGGTTTACGAGATTAATTTATTTCACTTTACGTAATGGTCATCCGATCTACTATCCTGGCATAAAAGAATTTATACGCCAGCAAAATAGATTTATCAGAGACCAGTTAAGGGTCGAAGGGATCACCTGTGGCGCTTATGTGGCTGCCACAAATATTGATGTGCCTGCTGTTATAAACCTCGGGGTCGATGAAGAAACCCGTATCAATGCCACTATTATGCCCTTAAGTGCAAGTTTAGAAGGCTTGTATTGGTACTCTGAAGATCCTGAAATTGTAGAGGTTGAACAAACAGCTGATGTAGAAGCTAAATCGGAGGGCAGCACGTATATAGTGGTGAGCACGACAGATGGTACAGCTTCTCAGCGTATTAAAGTAAATGTAGGTAATGGTACTCTAGGCATTGGTAACGTTAGCTATGAGGAAGCTAAAATTCACATTTCACCCAACCCTACCGATAATGAGTTAATTATATCAATGGTTGAAAAAAACCCTAACGTAAAAATAAGAATATTCAATTCTGTTGGTAAGCTCGTACTTCAAACAAGCAAGGCGAATATTAACCAGATAAAGTTAAACGTTAGTGCTTTTCAAACAGGTATCTATTTTATCAGTATAGGCACTGAGAATTTAACCTTCCATAGAAAGTTTGTGAAAAAATAA
- a CDS encoding DUF1573 domain-containing protein produces the protein MKKLMLILCVAVMGVAVNAQEAQAKIEFKTDVIDYGEIAKGADGVRQFEFTNTGKAPLVISRVQSSCGCTIPKKPKDPIAPGESGVIEVKYDTKRIGPFRKTISVYSNASEMPTPIKIKGTIQDNSKSVLEKK, from the coding sequence ATGAAAAAATTGATGTTAATCTTATGTGTAGCTGTAATGGGAGTTGCTGTTAACGCCCAGGAGGCACAAGCAAAAATTGAATTTAAAACAGATGTTATTGACTACGGTGAAATCGCTAAAGGTGCGGACGGAGTTCGGCAATTTGAATTTACGAATACCGGAAAAGCACCATTAGTAATTTCCAGGGTACAGTCCAGTTGCGGATGTACCATACCTAAAAAACCGAAAGATCCTATCGCTCCCGGTGAATCAGGGGTCATTGAAGTAAAATATGATACCAAGCGTATCGGACCTTTTAGAAAAACGATCTCGGTATATTCCAATGCATCCGAAATGCCTACACCTATTAAAATTAAAGGTACCATCCAGGATAATTCAAAAAGTGTGTTGGAAAAAAAATAA
- a CDS encoding pyridoxal phosphate-dependent aminotransferase, with the protein MPVVSQKGKAMPESPIRRLVPYAEKAKKKGIQVYHLNIGQPDVKTPAIAMDAVSNHNLEILAYSHSAGFESLRKKLAVYYDKFNIKVTADDILVTTGGSEALIFTMGSITDPGDEIIVPEPFYANYYSFSTQSTITVVPVISKIEDDFALPPIENFEKLINANTKAILICNPGNPTGYLYSKSEIKALAELAIKYDLFLISDEVYREFIYDQNEVHHSILQEPGLDQHAIVVDSFSKRYSMCGARIGCMVSKNKEVMQTAMKFAQARLSPPTFAQIASEAALDAPQSYYTDTVAIYKTRRDTLVRELQFIPGCQVAIPKGAFYCIAALPVQDANDFAIWLLDAYELNQKTVMIAPAAGFYSSPNEGLNQVRIAYVLEEASLIEAVRILKSALSVYLAKFPNKALSETV; encoded by the coding sequence ATGCCTGTTGTCTCCCAAAAGGGAAAAGCAATGCCCGAATCACCTATCCGCCGACTGGTTCCTTATGCTGAAAAAGCTAAGAAAAAAGGAATACAGGTATATCACCTTAATATTGGTCAACCGGATGTAAAAACCCCTGCCATTGCTATGGATGCCGTAAGCAATCATAACCTGGAGATACTTGCCTACAGTCATTCGGCAGGATTTGAAAGTTTACGTAAAAAACTGGCAGTTTACTACGATAAATTTAACATTAAAGTTACTGCAGATGATATTTTAGTGACAACCGGGGGGAGTGAAGCCTTAATTTTTACGATGGGTAGTATTACGGATCCGGGGGATGAAATTATTGTACCTGAACCTTTCTATGCGAATTATTATAGTTTTTCCACACAATCAACAATTACGGTGGTTCCGGTTATTTCAAAGATAGAAGATGATTTTGCACTACCACCTATTGAAAATTTTGAAAAACTAATCAATGCAAATACCAAGGCTATACTCATTTGTAATCCGGGAAATCCTACTGGTTATTTATACAGTAAAAGCGAAATTAAAGCACTGGCAGAATTAGCAATTAAATATGATCTCTTTTTAATCTCAGATGAGGTATATCGGGAATTTATTTATGATCAAAACGAGGTTCATCATTCGATTTTACAGGAACCTGGCCTGGATCAACACGCCATCGTCGTGGATTCCTTTTCTAAGCGCTATAGTATGTGTGGCGCAAGAATCGGTTGTATGGTGAGTAAAAATAAGGAGGTCATGCAAACAGCAATGAAATTTGCGCAAGCTCGTTTAAGTCCGCCAACCTTTGCTCAGATAGCCAGTGAAGCCGCACTGGATGCTCCGCAATCCTATTATACGGATACAGTAGCTATTTATAAAACCCGAAGAGATACGTTAGTTAGAGAATTACAATTTATTCCCGGATGTCAGGTAGCAATCCCTAAGGGGGCTTTTTACTGTATTGCAGCTTTACCCGTACAAGATGCTAATGATTTTGCCATCTGGCTATTAGATGCTTATGAACTTAATCAAAAAACGGTTATGATTGCTCCTGCCGCCGGATTTTATTCCAGTCCTAACGAAGGTTTAAACCAGGTGAGAATCGCTTACGTTCTGGAAGAAGCATCACTTATTGAAGCCGTACGTATTTTAAAATCCGCATTGAGCGTTTATCTAGCAAAGTTCCCGAATAAAGCCTTATCAGAAACAGTGTAA